In one window of Tumebacillus algifaecis DNA:
- a CDS encoding DNA repair helicase XPB codes for MSSSQQLAKPLIVQSDGTLLVETAHPDFATVRDQLLRFAELLKSPEHFHTYRISKISLWHAAAAGQTVQTVLGVLHEQSRYPLPLTLQQMVLTEMNKYGSLVLVPGEGCHLLQGERDLLEEIRLLPELKAYLTGRKRNVLQVKENARGPLKRLLAQHGYPVQDRVGYVDGDALPLALCTETESGDAFLLRPYQQEAVRAFAAGDVDGGSGVVVLPCGAGKTVVGIAAIAKMQTNTLVLTPNILAARQWIDELLDKTDLPADAVGEYSAERKDIRPITVTTYQMLTYRSGQTYPHFERLNSRRWGLIVYDEVHLLPAPIFRLTADVQSTRRLGLTATLVREDGAEPDVFAMIGPKKYEVPWKVMESGGFIAPTCCYEIDVPLPQDWRIRYASAAPRQKYRIASLNPRKYEVIAALLRKHSEDRVLIIGQYIEQLDAAGELLGVPVLTGKTKLAEREELFRQFRAGEISVLIVSKVANVAIDLPDANVAVQISGTFGSRQEEAQRIGRILRPNRDGSSSHFYTVVTRDTVDREMANHRQLFLTEQGYTYQVLHAEEIGGSF; via the coding sequence ATGTCCTCTTCACAACAGCTCGCCAAGCCGCTGATCGTCCAATCGGACGGGACGCTCCTTGTGGAGACGGCGCATCCGGACTTTGCGACGGTGCGCGACCAATTGTTGCGCTTTGCAGAGCTTTTGAAAAGCCCTGAGCATTTTCATACATATCGGATCAGCAAAATTTCGCTATGGCATGCTGCCGCGGCTGGACAGACGGTACAGACGGTGCTTGGCGTTTTGCACGAGCAAAGCCGCTATCCGTTGCCATTGACGTTGCAGCAGATGGTGCTGACGGAGATGAACAAATACGGATCGCTTGTGCTCGTTCCCGGTGAGGGCTGTCACCTCCTGCAAGGCGAGCGCGACCTGCTTGAGGAAATCCGTCTGTTGCCGGAGTTAAAAGCGTATTTGACTGGGCGCAAACGAAACGTGTTGCAGGTCAAAGAAAACGCACGCGGACCGCTCAAGCGTCTGCTCGCCCAGCACGGTTACCCGGTTCAAGACCGTGTCGGCTATGTCGATGGCGACGCGCTGCCACTTGCTCTGTGCACCGAGACGGAAAGCGGCGATGCCTTTTTGCTCCGCCCCTATCAGCAGGAAGCGGTGCGAGCGTTTGCTGCGGGCGATGTGGATGGGGGCAGCGGAGTGGTCGTGCTACCTTGCGGGGCGGGAAAGACGGTGGTCGGCATTGCGGCGATCGCCAAAATGCAGACCAATACGCTGGTGTTGACTCCAAATATCCTCGCAGCCCGTCAGTGGATCGACGAACTGCTCGACAAGACGGACCTCCCTGCCGATGCGGTCGGCGAGTATTCGGCGGAGCGAAAGGACATTCGTCCGATCACCGTCACGACCTACCAGATGCTGACCTATCGCAGTGGCCAAACTTACCCGCACTTCGAGCGCTTAAACAGCAGGCGTTGGGGTCTGATCGTGTATGACGAGGTACATCTGCTGCCCGCCCCGATCTTTCGTCTGACGGCCGATGTGCAGAGCACCAGACGCTTAGGGCTGACCGCGACGCTGGTGCGCGAAGACGGGGCCGAGCCTGATGTGTTTGCGATGATCGGCCCGAAAAAATATGAGGTGCCGTGGAAGGTGATGGAGTCTGGCGGATTTATCGCCCCGACCTGTTGCTATGAGATCGATGTTCCGTTACCGCAGGACTGGCGCATCCGTTACGCTTCGGCCGCGCCTCGTCAAAAATATCGCATCGCGTCGCTCAACCCGAGAAAATATGAGGTGATCGCCGCTTTGCTGCGCAAACACAGCGAAGATCGGGTACTGATCATCGGGCAGTATATAGAGCAGCTCGACGCAGCGGGGGAACTGCTCGGAGTTCCTGTGTTGACCGGCAAAACCAAGCTGGCCGAGCGTGAAGAGCTGTTTCGTCAGTTTCGGGCGGGAGAGATCTCTGTGCTGATCGTCTCCAAAGTTGCCAATGTGGCGATCGATCTGCCAGATGCCAACGTGGCAGTTCAGATCTCCGGGACGTTTGGTTCCCGTCAGGAAGAGGCACAGCGCATCGGGCGGATCTTACGTCCCAACCGTGATGGTAGCAGCTCGCATTTTTACACGGTCGTCACCCGTGATACGGTCGATCGGGAAATGGCCAATCACCGCCAGCTGTTTTTGACTGAGCAAGGCTACACCTATCAGGTGCTACATGCTGAAGAGATCGGGGGAAGCTTTTGA
- a CDS encoding helicase-associated domain-containing protein, with amino-acid sequence MQEILTHFNNRKFIEGAYLGLEESAYKEAVSQLMLDRRESFSREDVLAMLRRAGLHDELDEQEQIYRLLQNGWLYRLNTKGGRQIYYIPDDLRRTMRDHLAASLKARVRISECAPIVYRDENMALQRDLVLFLNFVGKQEVRITKDGTIVKRAQQQLFALFEIKEEPLGKVSWRFGYGRRFHDYPDRFALLYDYGYTRGLIEETAEGELRVTSKAGEWQLQSEKERAADLFRFWRLLYRRPIPQLKVCIATLAQATKADWVHVASMNDLLSPYVGDYYYDKAEQVMEQRIYQMLVHQGLLAHGQLADGTAVIKLTSFGREFLLDENVSIQEEPEDVLEAVTTPVIVQPNFDLLVPVESFERLAWELEELTDLIRVDTLRIHRLTKKSVLRAFEFGWTCETVLDFLREESDGLVPGNIERMVEQWAAEFGRVKLYRAVLVECGEESIARDLRTMPELKRHIRLELTSTHFLIGESGVPLVQAELTKLGYPSDLIEESSDNPDGP; translated from the coding sequence ATGCAGGAAATTTTGACCCATTTCAACAACCGAAAATTTATTGAAGGCGCCTATCTTGGGTTGGAGGAAAGCGCCTATAAAGAGGCGGTCTCTCAGCTGATGCTCGACCGCCGTGAATCTTTTTCCCGCGAAGATGTGCTGGCGATGCTGCGCCGAGCCGGACTGCACGACGAGTTGGACGAACAAGAGCAGATCTATCGCCTGCTGCAAAACGGCTGGCTGTATCGCTTGAACACGAAAGGCGGCCGCCAGATCTATTACATACCGGACGACTTGCGCCGCACGATGCGCGACCATCTGGCCGCAAGTCTCAAAGCGCGTGTCAGAATCTCTGAGTGTGCGCCGATCGTCTATCGCGACGAAAATATGGCGCTTCAGCGCGACTTGGTGCTGTTTCTCAACTTTGTCGGCAAACAGGAGGTTCGTATCACCAAAGACGGAACGATCGTCAAGCGCGCCCAACAGCAATTGTTCGCTCTGTTTGAGATCAAAGAAGAGCCGCTTGGCAAAGTATCGTGGCGCTTCGGGTACGGACGTCGCTTTCACGACTATCCTGACCGATTTGCCTTGCTCTATGATTATGGCTATACGCGCGGGCTGATTGAGGAAACGGCCGAAGGGGAGCTCCGCGTGACGTCGAAAGCGGGTGAGTGGCAGTTGCAAAGTGAAAAAGAGCGGGCGGCAGACCTCTTTCGCTTTTGGCGACTGCTCTATCGCAGACCGATTCCGCAGTTAAAAGTCTGCATCGCCACGCTCGCACAAGCGACCAAAGCGGACTGGGTGCACGTCGCTTCGATGAACGACCTGTTGTCCCCCTATGTCGGAGACTATTATTATGACAAAGCAGAGCAGGTGATGGAGCAGCGCATTTATCAAATGCTTGTGCACCAAGGATTGCTTGCACACGGGCAACTGGCGGATGGCACGGCGGTGATCAAGCTGACCTCGTTCGGACGAGAATTTCTGCTCGACGAAAACGTGTCGATCCAAGAGGAGCCAGAAGATGTTTTAGAAGCGGTAACTACGCCTGTGATCGTGCAGCCCAACTTCGATCTGCTGGTGCCTGTAGAATCGTTTGAGCGACTCGCCTGGGAATTGGAGGAGCTGACCGATCTGATCCGCGTCGATACGCTGCGAATCCACCGCTTGACCAAAAAAAGCGTCCTGCGCGCCTTCGAATTCGGCTGGACTTGCGAGACGGTGCTCGATTTCCTGCGTGAAGAGTCGGACGGCCTGGTGCCGGGTAACATCGAGCGGATGGTCGAGCAGTGGGCGGCCGAGTTTGGCCGCGTCAAACTATACCGAGCCGTCCTCGTCGAATGCGGCGAAGAAAGCATCGCCCGCGATTTGCGCACCATGCCGGAACTAAAGCGCCACATTCGTTTGGAGCTGACCTCGACCCATTTTCTGATCGGAGAAAGCGGAGTGCCCCTCGTTCAGGCGGAGTTGACGAAGCTCGGTTACCCCTCCGATCTGATCGAAGAATCATCAGACAACCCAGACGGGCCTTGA
- a CDS encoding ReoY family proteolytic degradation factor — protein MGEVITIAEKKTFIKWFIEKYDLQNREAEWLLQYIASSDQLLERVHFIDNFRNLPKTILISTKCVQMTPFKFYKNKRVTSDVEKAFLDIHHNPREDIYIGLFFKERTTSPEYASVLEQNPMDDTKETIDALVSLQAELVLDYALKTYRIDALKLKIDRALDLGDKKAFEELSNKLREEMELGT, from the coding sequence ATGGGAGAAGTCATTACGATTGCTGAAAAGAAAACCTTTATCAAGTGGTTTATCGAGAAGTACGATCTGCAAAACCGTGAAGCGGAGTGGCTGCTGCAATATATTGCCTCATCCGATCAGTTGCTCGAGCGCGTTCACTTCATTGATAACTTCCGCAACCTACCCAAGACGATTTTGATCTCTACCAAGTGTGTGCAGATGACACCTTTCAAATTTTACAAAAACAAGCGTGTAACGTCCGATGTGGAAAAGGCGTTTCTCGACATTCACCATAATCCGCGCGAAGACATTTATATCGGCCTGTTCTTCAAGGAGCGCACGACATCACCCGAATATGCCTCCGTCCTTGAGCAAAACCCGATGGATGATACGAAAGAAACGATCGATGCACTCGTCTCCTTGCAAGCTGAACTGGTGCTCGACTACGCGTTGAAAACGTACCGAATCGACGCTTTGAAGCTCAAGATCGACAGGGCGCTCGACCTCGGCGACAAGAAAGCGTTCGAGGAATTGTCAAACAAACTTCGCGAAGAGATGGAACTGGGCACTTGA
- a CDS encoding creatininase family protein, which translates to MKLTDVHMKNFEEYKPYIDTLILPVGAIEAHGPHAPLGTDLLIPQHIADYIEGKLSGRIWTAPAIPYGHCAVLADFPGTIDVPNRILADYVHAVVASFSRFGIKHVVLLNGHGGNITALNETAMRLTELGLQVLVSNYWLDYQSEIKQVTPGTGHGGEDETSLVMHAAQGTVDLSLAGNHEIDVTTKARFPEMGRRLYPDGYSGNAAAASVEKGERLLGVIGDRILQEITNMWELNS; encoded by the coding sequence ATGAAACTCACAGATGTACATATGAAAAACTTCGAAGAGTACAAGCCCTACATCGATACGTTGATTCTGCCGGTCGGAGCTATTGAGGCGCACGGGCCGCACGCGCCGCTTGGCACCGATCTCCTGATCCCGCAGCACATCGCCGATTACATCGAAGGCAAACTGTCTGGGCGCATCTGGACAGCACCTGCAATCCCATATGGACATTGTGCGGTGCTTGCGGATTTCCCAGGCACGATCGATGTGCCAAATCGCATCCTCGCCGACTATGTCCACGCGGTCGTCGCGTCGTTCTCGAGATTTGGCATCAAGCATGTGGTGCTCCTCAACGGCCACGGCGGCAACATCACGGCGTTGAATGAAACGGCGATGCGCCTGACTGAGCTTGGGTTGCAGGTGTTGGTCAGCAACTACTGGCTCGATTACCAAAGCGAGATCAAGCAGGTCACGCCTGGCACGGGCCATGGTGGGGAAGATGAGACCTCGCTGGTGATGCATGCGGCCCAGGGGACGGTTGACCTATCGCTGGCAGGCAATCATGAGATCGATGTGACGACCAAGGCCCGTTTCCCCGAGATGGGCAGACGTCTGTATCCTGACGGCTACTCGGGCAACGCGGCTGCAGCCAGCGTTGAGAAAGGTGAGCGCCTGCTAGGGGTGATCGGTGATCGCATCCTACAGGAGATCACGAACATGTGGGAGCTGAACTCGTAA
- a CDS encoding serine/threonine protein kinase: protein MIEDVQKLVAAVRVRSVNPRDPVDVRAHPDQWRCIGVGNSAAVFQPKDHPQIAIKVYADTHTHIASEEAAIYEQLGDSPYFPHFYERGDHFLVMEYKQGTNLYDCLLQGIHIPEQVIQDVDEAIAYARSRGLNPADIHLKNVLVHEGRGILVDVSDYRKHGACKRWEMLKAAYYDYYLDLYKPGLTVPSWVLETIRKWYKANEGNGDILRFGERIKRMLF, encoded by the coding sequence ATGATCGAAGACGTGCAAAAACTTGTGGCAGCGGTGCGCGTTCGCTCTGTCAATCCGCGCGATCCGGTCGATGTGCGAGCACATCCTGATCAGTGGCGCTGCATCGGGGTCGGCAATTCGGCCGCCGTGTTTCAGCCCAAAGATCATCCGCAGATCGCGATCAAAGTGTACGCAGACACCCATACCCACATCGCTTCTGAGGAAGCTGCCATCTACGAACAGCTCGGGGATTCGCCCTATTTTCCGCATTTTTATGAACGGGGAGATCATTTCCTCGTCATGGAGTACAAGCAGGGCACCAACTTGTACGATTGTCTGCTGCAAGGCATTCACATTCCGGAGCAGGTGATCCAAGATGTAGATGAAGCGATCGCCTACGCGCGAAGCCGCGGACTGAATCCGGCCGACATCCATTTGAAAAACGTGCTCGTCCACGAAGGGCGCGGTATTCTGGTCGATGTGTCCGACTACCGCAAACACGGCGCCTGCAAGCGTTGGGAGATGCTGAAAGCGGCGTATTACGACTACTACCTCGACTTGTATAAGCCTGGTTTGACCGTTCCGTCATGGGTGTTGGAGACGATTCGAAAATGGTACAAGGCCAATGAAGGCAATGGTGATATCCTCCGATTTGGCGAACGGATCAAACGGATGCTTTTCTAA
- a CDS encoding YheC/YheD family endospore coat-associated protein, with translation MNQPGSSLILTAPRKSLLAWGLRDGASVPLVCGKLQGIAEIKQSAQQEQTTSLRWAGGRLDLQIQGVAGQIVYSQAEGLRIGPVIGIMTTGVRRDIKKPIGGRTSLLGDFVRASRELNVLCYVFNAADVNFSAGTVSGVTMTGPPGRETWTFGRFPLPEVVYNRVPHRRAETLPDVKRCKERLERMGVPMFNERFLNKNEMYRWLSGDKRSSTYIPETERMRTADGLQRFCLKHQLIYLKPTGGSLGMGIYQVERDKQGYLVRYKREKNHVTTRFVNAEAVLQFVRRRSHPKSTYLMQQGIRMMEYQGRKTDFRVHLHKNSVGAWEAAGIGAKVAGSTSVTTHVHNGGRVVAGDKVLRAWYGERAEQMKARIVEVSIRVADVIQGLLKGESGEFGLDVALDKDGQVWVFETNAKPGRAVFRHTELIEAGKRSARMVLEYGAYLSKFPLNRGGGVDEPKRLDPHRSAR, from the coding sequence GTGAACCAACCCGGATCTTCCCTCATCCTCACTGCACCTCGCAAATCGCTGCTGGCATGGGGTTTGCGTGATGGCGCGAGCGTACCGTTAGTCTGCGGTAAACTGCAGGGGATCGCAGAAATCAAACAAAGCGCACAACAGGAGCAAACGACGAGCCTGCGCTGGGCGGGGGGCAGGCTTGATTTGCAGATACAGGGAGTAGCCGGACAAATCGTGTATTCTCAAGCAGAAGGCCTGCGTATCGGTCCGGTGATAGGCATCATGACCACGGGGGTCAGACGCGACATCAAAAAGCCGATCGGCGGGCGTACCTCGCTGCTTGGTGACTTCGTTCGCGCCTCTCGAGAACTGAATGTGCTCTGCTATGTCTTCAATGCGGCCGATGTCAACTTTTCCGCAGGCACGGTGAGCGGGGTGACGATGACCGGACCGCCGGGGCGCGAGACGTGGACGTTCGGGCGCTTTCCGCTGCCGGAAGTGGTCTACAATCGCGTGCCACACCGCCGGGCGGAGACGCTGCCCGACGTGAAACGGTGCAAAGAGCGCTTGGAGCGGATGGGAGTCCCGATGTTTAACGAGCGCTTTCTGAACAAAAACGAAATGTATCGCTGGCTGTCGGGCGACAAGAGATCATCCACCTACATTCCGGAGACTGAGCGCATGCGTACAGCAGATGGCCTGCAACGATTTTGTCTAAAGCACCAATTAATCTATCTGAAGCCGACCGGAGGCAGCTTAGGGATGGGCATCTATCAGGTGGAGCGCGACAAGCAAGGCTATCTCGTTCGCTACAAACGGGAAAAGAACCATGTCACGACGCGTTTTGTCAATGCCGAAGCGGTATTGCAGTTCGTCAGAAGGCGCAGTCATCCAAAAAGCACCTATCTGATGCAGCAGGGGATTCGAATGATGGAATACCAAGGCCGCAAAACGGATTTTCGCGTACATCTGCACAAAAATTCGGTCGGGGCATGGGAAGCGGCCGGCATCGGCGCCAAAGTTGCAGGATCAACCTCGGTGACCACACATGTCCACAACGGTGGCAGGGTGGTAGCGGGCGACAAAGTGCTACGCGCTTGGTACGGAGAGCGCGCCGAGCAGATGAAAGCTCGCATCGTCGAGGTCTCGATTCGCGTCGCCGATGTGATCCAAGGGTTGTTAAAAGGGGAGTCGGGCGAGTTTGGTCTCGATGTGGCGCTCGACAAAGACGGGCAGGTCTGGGTGTTCGAAACGAACGCCAAGCCAGGGCGGGCCGTCTTCCGCCACACGGAGTTGATCGAAGCGGGAAAACGGTCTGCCCGCATGGTGCTCGAATATGGAGCGTACCTTTCGAAATTCCCGCTGAACAGAGGAGGAGGCGTGGATGAACCGAAGAGACTTGATCCACATCGGAGTGCGCGCTGA
- a CDS encoding PhzF family phenazine biosynthesis protein: MTKQVRIYQMDAFTHIPFGGNPAGVVPDADGLTPEEMQKIAREMNCSETAFACSTTTPGADLRVRFFTPTEEIDLCGHATISVFAALGLEERFGSDLPITVVQETNVGLLPVMLTKTEDGRIQVLMTQAAPQFRDCDLSRREAAELLGLEEADIDPELPIGLAYTGVWDLFVPIKTQAAFERMNPVQSRIAAHNRAHGVTSTHCYSFDTIHETSHLHTRDFSPAVGIPEDPATGTANGALGAFLLRHGVLVPTGERLRLTVEQGFAIGRPSFLTVEVDGEPNSPRTVRVGGTAVPIIQGTMSF; the protein is encoded by the coding sequence ATGACGAAACAGGTACGCATCTACCAGATGGACGCTTTTACCCACATTCCGTTCGGTGGCAATCCAGCAGGGGTTGTTCCCGATGCGGACGGACTGACTCCTGAAGAAATGCAGAAGATCGCCCGCGAGATGAACTGCTCCGAAACGGCATTTGCCTGCTCGACCACAACTCCGGGTGCTGATCTGCGCGTGCGTTTTTTCACGCCGACAGAGGAGATCGATCTCTGTGGGCATGCGACGATCTCGGTATTCGCCGCCCTCGGCTTGGAAGAACGCTTTGGCTCCGACCTGCCGATCACCGTCGTGCAGGAGACCAACGTCGGTTTGCTTCCAGTGATGCTGACCAAGACGGAAGATGGCCGCATCCAAGTCTTGATGACCCAGGCTGCCCCGCAATTTCGGGACTGTGATCTATCCCGCCGAGAAGCGGCAGAGCTGCTCGGATTGGAAGAAGCGGACATCGACCCAGAACTGCCGATCGGTCTCGCCTATACGGGCGTGTGGGATCTGTTTGTGCCGATCAAGACCCAAGCAGCTTTCGAACGGATGAACCCTGTGCAAAGCCGAATTGCTGCGCACAATCGCGCGCACGGCGTCACGTCTACGCATTGCTACTCGTTTGACACGATTCATGAAACATCGCATCTGCACACCCGCGATTTCTCGCCTGCCGTCGGCATCCCGGAAGACCCGGCAACCGGAACGGCAAACGGTGCTCTCGGTGCGTTTTTGTTGCGCCACGGCGTGCTTGTACCTACAGGTGAACGGTTGCGTTTGACGGTCGAACAGGGCTTTGCGATCGGACGACCGAGCTTCCTGACCGTTGAAGTGGATGGCGAGCCCAACTCGCCGCGCACCGTGCGCGTCGGCGGCACAGCGGTGCCGATCATCCAAGGCACAATGAGTTTTTGA
- the asd gene encoding archaetidylserine decarboxylase (Phosphatidylserine decarboxylase is synthesized as a single chain precursor. Generation of the pyruvoyl active site from a Ser is coupled to cleavage of a Gly-Ser bond between the larger (beta) and smaller (alpha chains). It is an integral membrane protein.) has protein sequence MNDRLQLFLMKLLPKNTVSRLAGRFAGSRFSRLFIPYYIRKFNVNLQEAEKTWEDYPSLVEFFIRRLKADARPIDPASDSVISPVDGKVAQLGKIEDGNLVQAKGVFFTVAELLGGDEERAKRYHGGTFLTVYLSPTDYHRIHMPLTGQVKGSTYVPGTLFPVNPFGVRAVQGLFAKNERLITYFDTAAGEVALVKVGATIVGSVKVEYDQLSGTNIKGGRLERKDLPAGPAYEKGEEMARFEFGSTIILLFEPGRVELSGDLHLEARVRLGEKIGHILTR, from the coding sequence ATGAACGATCGTCTTCAGTTGTTCTTGATGAAGTTGTTGCCGAAAAATACGGTCTCTCGCCTCGCAGGCCGTTTCGCAGGCAGTCGCTTCAGTAGGCTGTTTATTCCGTATTACATCCGCAAATTTAACGTCAACTTGCAAGAAGCGGAAAAGACGTGGGAGGATTACCCGAGCTTGGTCGAGTTTTTCATTCGCCGTCTGAAGGCTGATGCGCGACCGATCGATCCCGCGTCTGACAGCGTGATCTCGCCGGTCGATGGAAAAGTTGCCCAGCTGGGCAAAATCGAAGACGGCAATCTCGTGCAGGCCAAAGGTGTGTTTTTCACAGTGGCTGAGCTGCTCGGTGGCGACGAAGAGCGGGCGAAACGCTACCACGGCGGGACGTTCCTCACCGTCTATCTGTCACCGACCGATTATCACCGGATTCACATGCCGCTCACTGGTCAGGTCAAAGGCTCGACCTATGTACCGGGCACGCTGTTTCCGGTCAATCCGTTTGGCGTGCGAGCGGTACAGGGCTTGTTTGCAAAAAATGAGCGCTTGATCACCTATTTTGACACAGCGGCAGGTGAGGTCGCATTGGTCAAAGTCGGAGCGACGATCGTCGGCTCGGTCAAAGTCGAGTATGATCAGCTGTCCGGCACGAACATCAAAGGTGGCCGTCTGGAGCGTAAAGACCTGCCCGCAGGTCCTGCTTATGAAAAGGGGGAAGAGATGGCCCGCTTTGAGTTTGGCTCGACGATCATCTTGTTGTTCGAACCAGGCCGGGTTGAACTGTCCGGTGATCTCCACCTAGAAGCACGCGTCCGTCTCGGCGAGAAGATTGGTCATATTTTGACAAGATAA
- a CDS encoding YheC/YheD family endospore coat-associated protein, translating to MNRRDLIHIGVRADGGENRWYLASSEMARREVQLPHRRAWNVPMSKNGPSLRLPVEPSWRKARNASDLLVPIRKQKNRHGSVFGPIIGILTVKRNRSASFRGNKANFKAIIQAGKRLGHTVVVFTPEGIRSSERMECWVYTGKGATAWKRVVLPLPSVVYNRVPDRAAESLPEVTRVKKWLSEQNIPLFNPRFFDKAEIHEWLRSDRETAKYLPATESLRKEAQIGQMLRRHQLLYVKPADGKAGDGIIQIRAEGKGYVVTMQRSGKRTHTQVASRQEAVALAFQGSRGRPYLLQQGIRLAMYRGRQFDLRLLMQKDRQGQWSMTGMGARIADADGITTHVPNGGRIEKADLVLQTVFGKEQAKQLTEQVRRMALVIASTIEGQNRETGHIGEMSMDIGVSGDGTLYFFEANAKPMKFDEPFIRGKSLLRTLHYCEFLTEHSVS from the coding sequence ATGAACCGAAGAGACTTGATCCACATCGGAGTGCGCGCTGACGGTGGCGAAAATCGGTGGTACCTTGCAAGTTCTGAGATGGCACGTCGCGAAGTGCAATTGCCGCATCGGCGTGCTTGGAACGTGCCAATGAGCAAAAACGGCCCATCCCTTCGCCTGCCCGTCGAACCGAGTTGGCGAAAGGCTCGGAATGCAAGCGATCTGCTGGTGCCGATCCGCAAGCAGAAAAATCGCCACGGCAGCGTGTTCGGCCCGATCATCGGGATCTTGACGGTGAAACGCAATCGCAGCGCCTCGTTTCGCGGCAACAAAGCCAATTTTAAAGCGATCATCCAAGCGGGCAAACGCCTCGGTCATACGGTGGTCGTCTTTACACCGGAAGGGATCAGATCCTCCGAGCGCATGGAGTGTTGGGTGTACACAGGCAAGGGAGCGACCGCGTGGAAGCGGGTTGTGCTACCCCTACCAAGCGTCGTCTACAACCGTGTCCCCGACCGGGCAGCGGAAAGCTTGCCGGAAGTGACCCGCGTCAAGAAATGGCTGAGCGAGCAGAACATCCCGCTGTTCAACCCGCGCTTTTTTGACAAAGCGGAAATCCACGAATGGTTGCGAAGTGATCGGGAGACGGCGAAATACCTACCCGCTACAGAATCGTTGCGCAAAGAGGCGCAGATCGGACAGATGCTGCGCCGCCACCAACTGCTGTACGTCAAACCTGCCGACGGCAAGGCGGGAGACGGGATCATCCAGATCCGAGCTGAAGGAAAAGGGTACGTTGTGACGATGCAACGTAGCGGTAAGCGCACTCACACCCAAGTCGCCTCGAGGCAAGAGGCAGTAGCGCTGGCCTTTCAAGGAAGCAGAGGGCGCCCCTATCTGCTGCAACAGGGCATCCGCCTCGCCATGTATCGAGGTCGTCAGTTTGACTTGCGACTGCTCATGCAAAAGGATCGACAGGGACAATGGAGCATGACCGGAATGGGGGCGAGGATCGCGGATGCGGATGGGATCACCACGCACGTTCCGAACGGGGGCCGGATTGAAAAAGCCGATTTGGTTTTACAGACTGTCTTTGGGAAAGAGCAGGCCAAACAGCTCACAGAACAAGTGCGGCGCATGGCGCTTGTGATCGCCTCGACGATCGAAGGGCAAAACCGTGAGACCGGTCACATCGGCGAAATGTCGATGGACATCGGGGTCTCTGGAGACGGCACGCTGTATTTTTTTGAGGCCAACGCCAAGCCGATGAAGTTTGACGAGCCGTTCATCCGGGGCAAGTCGTTGCTGCGCACATTGCATTACTGTGAATTTCTTACCGAACACTCCGTCTCCTGA